Proteins encoded by one window of Arachis ipaensis cultivar K30076 chromosome B04, Araip1.1, whole genome shotgun sequence:
- the LOC107636245 gene encoding uncharacterized protein LOC107636245, giving the protein MAAMANLANTMEANAAATLQAVQRLGQPAGNGNGEGNRNDDAEGNGDNMGGALMTLATFLKVHPPSFRGLTNPTKADNWFQAMERALQAQHVPINQYVEFAAYQLLGEAQHCWQGECQLLQFQNAEIHWDVFQTTFYKKYFSEFIREVKEMELMQLKQGSLSVADYPSRFEELCRFSSVCQGAPETYESWKCIKYQRGLKDNIMTAIAPLEIRTFSDLVNKARVVEEYTETVASSRDTHGGNTNRGRGDYLGPREQNFKRNEHTPQHL; this is encoded by the coding sequence ATGGCGGCAATGGCGAATCTTGCGAACACCATGGAGGCaaatgctgctgcgactctgcaagctgtgcagaggttaggccaaccggcTGGAAACGGAAACGGAGAAGGAAACAGGAACGATGATGCGGAAGGAAATGGTGATAACATGGGAGGTGCTCTGATGACCTTGGCTacttttctcaaggttcatccgccaaGTTTCAGAGGTTTAACCAACCCTACAAAAGCGGATaattggtttcaggccatggaacgTGCGTTACAAGCACAACATGTTCCGATCAACCAGTATGTTGAGTTTGCTGCCTATCAGCTTTTGGGAGAGGCTCAGCATTGCTGGCAAGGAGAGTGCCAGTTGCTGCAATTTCAGAATGCAGAAATCCATTGGGATGTATTCCAAACAactttctacaagaagtacttttctGAATTTATTAGGGAAGTGAAGGAGATggagcttatgcagctgaagcaaggttccttgTCTGTGGCGGACTATCCCAGCCGATTTGAGGAGCTCTGTAGGTTCTCTAGCGTGTGTCAGGGTGCCCCAGAGACCTATGAAAGTTGGAAGTGTATTAAGTATCAAAGGGGCTTGAAGGATAACATCATGACTGCTATTGCTCCTTTGGAGATTCGGACCTTCTCCGATCTTGTGAACAAGGCGAGAGTGGTTGAGGAATATACAGAGACGGTAGCCTCGTCAAGGGACACTCATGGAGGAAACACTAATCGAGGACGTGGCGATTACCTTGGACCAAGGGAACAGAACTTTAAGAGAAATGAACACACTCCTCAGCATCTTTGA